One Pochonia chlamydosporia 170 chromosome 5, whole genome shotgun sequence DNA segment encodes these proteins:
- a CDS encoding G2/M-specific cyclin NimE (similar to Coccidioides immitis RS XP_001247875.1) yields MPPGTRTARQRLVSNENDENSSTRLTRAKAAALNVDELAMPAKGALQPKKSAASLGNAGVQRKRAALGDVSNVNKSEAVEGKKAGGKVGLISKASHPGGIQKSTTRTTTARSALSAKELNKAEPRRGGSGTIGAGPKRKVASAAGKEADDVAVEESQPVRKKVHTQKLGAQMRDENRVPVSDLKDIKHDDEEDVRVPPPDGVDLIEEDDWDDPLMVAEYATEIFEYLRDLECRSVPNPQYMEHQDDLEWKTRGILIDWLIEVHTRFHLLPETLFLAVNIIDRFLSEKVVQLDRLQLVGITAMFIASKYEEVLSPHVENFKRITDNGFSEAEILSAERFLLSTLNYDLSYPNPMNFLRRVSKADNYDIQSRTIGKYLMEISLLDYRFLPYRSSHCAAAAMYLARMMLDRGPWDEILAYYAGYNKQEVQPVVDLMIDYLARPVVHEAFFKKYASKKFLKASILARQWAKKNAALFGITETELSLDDISPA; encoded by the exons ATGCCTCCTGGT ACTCGTACTGCTCGTCAACGTCTCGTATCCAACGAGAACGACGAGAACAGCTCGACGCGTCTTACACGAGCCAAGGCCGCCGCTCTCAACGTGGACGAACTCGCCATGCCAGCAAAGGGTGCTTTACAGCCGAAGAAGTCGGCTGCCAGTCTCGGCAATGCTGGCGTTCAAAGGAAACGTGCTGCTCTCGGCGATGTCAGCAACGTCAACAAGTCGGAAGCTGTTGAGGGAAAGAAGGCCGGTGGCAAGGTTGGACTCATCTCCAAGGCTTCCCATCCTGGTGGTATCCAGAAGAGCACTACCCGAACCACCACTGCCCGCAGTGCTCTCAGCGCCAAGGAATTGAACAAGGCCGAACCCAGACGTGGTGGCTCTGGTACCATTGGCGCTGGCCCGAAGAGAAAAGTCGCGTCCGCCGCCGGCAAGGAGGCAGATGACGTCGCTGTCGAAGAATCTCAGCCTGTACGGAAGAAGGTGCATACGCAAAAGTTGGGGGCGCAGATGCGCGACGAAAATCGCGTCCCCGTGTCCGACTTGAAAGACATCAAGcacgatgacgaagaagacgtcAGAGTACCACCGCCAGATGGTGTCGACCTGATCGAAGAGGATGACTGGGATGACCCTCTCATGGTTGCTGAATATGCCACGGAGATTTTTGAGTATCTGAGAGACCTTGAATGCCGCTCGGTTCCCAACCCTCAGTACATGGAACACCAGGACGACCTCGAGTGGAAAACGCGTGGTATTCTCATTGACTGGCTCATCGAGGTTCACACAAGATTCCATCTGTTACCGGAGACCCTCTTCCTCGCTGTCAACATCATTGACCGCTTCCTCTCCGAAAAGGTTGTTCAGCTCGACCGTCTCCAGCTTGTTGGCATCACCGCCATGTTCATTGCGTCCAAGTACGAGGAGGTTCTGTCACCTCATGTGGAGAACTTTAAGCGCATTACCGACAATGGCTTCAGTGAAGCCGAGATTCTGTCCGCAGAGCGGTTCCTCCTTAGCACGCTCAACTATGACCTGAGCTATCCCAACCCCATGAACTTCCTCCGCCGCGTGTCGAAGGCGGACAACTATGACATCCAGTCTCGCACTATTGGCAAATATCTCATGGAGATTAGCCTCCTCGACTACCGATTCTTGCCTTACCGGTCAAGCCACTGCGCTGCGGCCGCCATGTACTTGGCACGCATGATGCTGGACCGTGGTCCATGG GACGAGATTCTGGCTTACTATGCCGGATACAACAAGCAAGAGGTTCAGCCTGTCGTCGACTTGATGATTGACTATCTTGCTCGCCCCGTTGTACACGAGGCATTCTTCAAGAAATATGCCAGCAAAAAGTTCCTCAAGG CCTCTATTCTTGCTCGACAGTgggccaagaagaatgccgCTTTGTTTGGCATCACAGAGACTGAGCTGTCGTTGGACGACATTTCACCAGCATGA